The following proteins are co-located in the Diorhabda carinulata isolate Delta chromosome 4, icDioCari1.1, whole genome shotgun sequence genome:
- the LOC130892788 gene encoding transcription initiation protein SPT3 homolog, translated as MESSSDITYCNEISLMMFGFGDSHKPNPETVRLVESIVLKQLRTIVQEALKYSDGKNLKGEELVFLMRHNKQKMRRFVKYLMNKQNKHILQKVHLNVIDLDQEKKPRSALLDFIEKIDECEEFMNLTEFDEVKYERQLRADRISQALDEKKYLEFCKARCASFYSRDTTQRSLEKLRLWIDPKKEINFKPDALDTLAYYAYQTVAEITDYALLVRMDTKCGSDPLKHLAGSYYTATMFNGKHRFEEPNPDYTKVYMNQPPISINEIKEVMRRVCTPQAGKLNFGKKLPETQYLFAI; from the coding sequence ATGGAATCATCATCTGATATTACATACTGCAACGAAATTTCTTTGATGATGTTTGGATTTGGTGATAGCCATAAACCAAATCCTGAAACGGTACGTTTGGTGGAAAGTATAGTTTTAAAACAACTCCGAACGATAGTACAAGAAGCCCTTAAGTATTCAGACGGAAAGAATTTAAAAGGCGAAGAGTTGGTTTTCTTAATGCGACATAATAAGCAGAAAATGAGGCGATTCGTGAAGTATTTAatgaacaaacaaaacaaacacattCTACAGAAAGTACATTTGAACGTAATAGACCTAGATCAAGAAAAGAAACCGCGAAGTGCTTTATtggattttattgaaaaaatcgatgaaTGTGAAGAATTTATGAATCTCACAGAATTTGATGAAGTAAAGTATGAAAGACAATTACGGGCCGACAGGATATCACAAGCATTAgacgaaaaaaaatatctagaatttTGTAAAGCTCGTTGTGCATCTTTTTATAGTAGAGATACAACGCAGCGAAGCCTGGAAAAACTAAGACTGTGGATCGATcccaaaaaagaaataaactttAAACCTGACGCACTTGATACTTTAGCATATTATGCATATCAAACAGTAGCCGAAATTACTGATTATGCATTGTTAGTAAGAATGGATACAAAATGTGGATCTGATCCGCTGAAACATTTAGCCGGCTCTTATTACACGGCTACAATGTTCAATGGAAAACATAGATTTGAGGAACCCAATCCTGATTATACCAAAGTTTACATGAACCAACCACCGATaagtattaatgaaataaaagaagtCATGAGAAGGGTGTGTACTCCACAAGCAGGAAAGTTaaactttggaaaaaagttGCCAGAGACTCAATATCTGTTTGCAATTTGA
- the LOC130892789 gene encoding uncharacterized protein LOC130892789 — MSDGMEVYNEPIKRDVSPPSSTPKDDSYFNRERTLVLIDLFKKYKPALAKGDIKTMKEMWEIIANELTNQFGIPITGAKCQNKFKVLERGYKKLQNDYETGKRFKKHFPYAKEFKDLKLRKYEFVPGLVAPYTNINMTTNTEKLESSSTESAAEVAYTEAVYVTDESYVPQTTNIEVAQTEYVNTTTEPIEAAEVTVHTSTIEQKVPPTQWSEDVFFNRKKTLALISLFKEYEPQVSVGTIKTKKEMWGTIAGHMTEQFGVPITGAKCENRFKVLERNFKNLELHNSKRFKEGLPPRRYEFEEELREIFGDKFKNLIEQKTDKIQPSTSNETPVAPTIDVNSPPFTIRVLEAQSIPLELPVPDKIERILLGIKADLQYYQNERLKVEWRKLAVEEEKLKLEKRKLKLLEDQKRSES, encoded by the exons ATGTCAG atgGCATGGAAGTCTATAATGAACCTATAAAAAGGGATGTTTCTCCACCGTCCTCTACCCCAAAAGACGATAGTTATTTTAATAGAGAGAGGACTTTAGTTTTAATAGAcctgtttaaaaaatataaaccagCATTAGCTAAAGGtgatataaaaacaatgaaagaaatGTGGGAAATTATCGCAAACGAGCTCACTAATCAATTTGGAATCCCTATAACTGGTGccaaatgtcaaaataaatttaaagtatTAGAAAGGGGTtacaaaaaattgcaaaatgattatgaaactggaaaacgatttaaaaaacatttccCGTACGCGAAAGAATTTAAAGAtctaaaattgagaaaatatgaatttgtacCAGGTCTTGTGGCACCATATACGAATATAAACATGACCACCAATACGGAAAAACTCGAGAGTTCATCAACAGAAAGTGCAGCAGAAGTCGCATACACAGAAGCAGTCTACGTAACTGACGAAAGTTACGTGCCCCAAACAACTAACATAGAAGTTGCTCAAACGGAATATGTTAATACTACAACGGAACCAATAGAAGCAGCCGAAGTCACCGTTCACACATCCACAATAGAGCAGAAAGTCCCACCTACGCAATGGTCTGAAGATGTTTTTTTCAACCGAAAAAAGACATTAGCCCTAATTAGTCTATTCAAAGAATACGAACCCCAAGTTTCTGTGGGGaccataaaaacaaaaaaagaaatgtgGGGAACCATAGCTGGACACATGACAGAACAATTTGGCGTTCCGATTACAGGCGCCAAATGCGAAAATCGTTTCAAAGTGTTAGAGAGGAATTTCAAAAACCTAGAATTGCACAATTCTAAACGATTCAAAGAAGGTCTTCCGCCTAGGCGATACGAATTCGAGGAAGAACTTCGAGAAATATTTGGAGACAAATTCAAAAATCTGATAGAACAGAAAACAGACAAAATACAACCGTCGACGTCTAATGAAACCCCTGTTGCACCAACTATAGATGTAAATTCACCTCCTTTCACTATACGTGTACTTGAAGCACAATCTATCCCTTTAGAATTACCTGTACCAGATAAAATTGAACGGATTTTACTTGGGATTAAAGCTGATCTCCaatattatcaaaatgaaaGATTAAAGGTTGAATGGAGGAAATTGgcagtagaagaagaaaaattgaaacttgaaaagagaaaattaaaGTTACTTGAAGATCAAAAACGATCAGAATCTTAG